Below is a window of Manis javanica isolate MJ-LG chromosome 2, MJ_LKY, whole genome shotgun sequence DNA.
TTGGAGCACTGCCTTCATCCCCTTGAAATGTGCCAACTGGCAGGCCTCCTCCAGTCCCAGCCAGCGGTAGGCTTGGTGCTCAGGGGAGAGGCGGATGTCCACGTCGTAGTTCTTCACTTCCGCCAGCCAGTAGATGACTGTTTTAGGCTTCTCCCTGGCCACATAACTGAGCTCCCTTCTGAACCCCTCAATGATGGTCAGCTGGCCTGCTTCTATGCCTGCTTCCTCCTGTGTCTCCCGCAGGGCTGTTTCCAAGTCATTTTCTCCTGGTTCTGCATGGCCTGGTTAGGacaaaagaggaagaggaggaggagataaTCTTCAACAAAGCTGGATTTTCCAGGTCAGGTCAGATGATTTAAAGATGAGGTCTTCAGTGACTCTAAATGTTACTAGGCTCAAGGGAGTATAGAGATTGGCCATATCCTAACAAGCCTAGGAATGGAGGGCAGAACAGGTAGTGTCTGGCTCTGTGGTATCTGGGCAAttccttctcccaccccatcTTCTCTGCAGAGTGAAACAGATCATGTGTTTGGCAAGTCTGGTCTGGAATACTGCTCTCTGACAGTGAAAGAGACAGCCTCTTTCAGACCTCCGCTTTCTTATTCTTTGGAGCGTGCCTCACCCCATGTTCTCAGGGAGACCTTTCCCTTGGAAACCTTAAAGTGATTTCCCAAGGAGAGGCAGTCCCTTCTTGGCAGGTGGGAGCTAGTAGAAGAGGGGATACTCTGCGTGCAGTGCACAATGAGGACTTGACACTGTCTACAGTCGGTCCCTGCGGTCCCAGGGCCAAAAGACAGCCCCCAAATCCTGCACTGCAGCACCAGCCACTGCTCCCAAGTAGCTATTGAGGCTCTTCCAAATTGTTTTCATCTTTCCAACTAAGCAAGGCCAGACTGCTTTCACAGGGTGAGGCCTGATGGGAACTTAAGACGAGGAACAAGCTGTGAGCCAGTTCTAAGAAAATTTGTTGGCAAGacccagattcaagaagacagCTGCCAAGAAACTGTTGCAGGAGAACATGAAGCTCTGCAGACTTAGCTTTGCCTGTAGGCCCTCTCTGCAAATTCTCAGCTCGCCCAGAGGAGCCAAGAAGGATGAGGAGTCCAGCCGCCTCTGTCAACAAATGGCTCCAGCAAGTTGCTGGGGGCCTCCTAGTTCAGCTCACAGAGTGCAGGAATCCTTGATTCGGAGACAGGGCTATATCCTAGCCCTCCTTCTTCCAAGGGGTCCTCACAGTAGTGCACTGAGTCAGCTGCTGCTGCACAGCTCCCACAGAAAGCAACCAGGAGTCTGGACTTACAAACCCATTCTAGCTCATGGCTTCTTGGGAATTTTCTGTATCACACCTCATATAGCCATGTACACAAAACCAGGTAGGTACACATTAGAGGAGGAAGCTCCACCTTCCTTCAGAAGCTTGCAGGCACCTTTAAGCACAACCTTCCCTTAGCATCTATGCAGCGCTCTGCCCATTGGTGTTGACAGGGTTACTGCCCTCCAGGCCAAAGCAGGAAAACATCTAAACAGGTCTTTGGAACCTTTCAGTGAGAGGTACTATGCAGTGCTACTGACTAAGGTGATCAGAAGACAAGTGTGAATATTTCTATTCATAGTATTTATGACACTTCTGTCCTCTTTTTCACCTTGTTTCTCAATAGTGAAACTCAAATGTGCAAAATTTATTTCCCGTTACCATTACCTTGTTTTCCTCCAACCCTGGATCCTTGTTTACCCTGCCCCACCTCATTCCCCTTTAAAGTCCCTTCTGTCTGTGGGCTATTTACTCTAGGCTCCTGACCTGCAGCCCCATGACTCACCCCAAGGTCCCCAATTCCCAGCCCAGTGCCTTTTCTCCTACTGTTCACCAGCTGTTCACCACAGAGGCTGGAGCTCTGGTCAATGGTACAAAAAAACCAGGTGCTGCTTCTGCCCTGGATTCAGTCACAGAGTTCTATTTTCAGCTCTGTTCTGGCCTGGCATGGGGACCTTGTATATAGAAAGGATCAAGGGttcctgcccaccctgccccttcctgctCTACAATCACTGGGAACAAGCCTTGTTAGGGGTCTGGAAGGTGGATTTCTGAGCAACACTTGGCATTTCCCCATGAGCCAGCCCCTCTGGCTTCACACCTTTGGGAGGAGTCCAGTGATGAATGCCATCTGATGCCTGCAGCAGCAAAAACTCAATTGCAGTGCTGTCCACCTTGGGAATGAGGTGTCTTCGGAAGACGATCAAGCCACATGCTCTCAGGGCCATGGTATATCTGAGGACTTAACAAAGAAGAGATATGGAACATTGGGAAGTCACATAAAACAGGAAGACCCATCTTGGGGGACCACACTCTAGTGCTGGGGAGTAGCAGAGACCAGCTAACAGTGACCTCATCACAACAGGAAAAAGGCAGCACGCCAAGGACGAGTGGGGGACCAGCACTCAGAGACGGGCCTTTGTGTGTAACTGCAGGACTTCGCCTCCACCCTGTCAGTGTGCTCTATCTCTTcctggtctccctgctaaaacacgggactggtgtgtgtgtgttaagacaGTGGA
It encodes the following:
- the NUDT2 gene encoding bis(5'-nucleosyl)-tetraphosphatase [asymmetrical], which gives rise to MALRACGLIVFRRHLIPKVDSTAIEFLLLQASDGIHHWTPPKGHAEPGENDLETALRETQEEAGIEAGQLTIIEGFRRELSYVAREKPKTVIYWLAEVKNYDVDIRLSPEHQAYRWLGLEEACQLAHFKGMKAVLQEGHQFLCSTAA